One segment of Paenibacillus sp. FSL R7-0337 DNA contains the following:
- a CDS encoding DUF5682 family protein encodes MSRAAVAGVHVFGVRHLSPGGARHVLEYLNELQPTAVLIEGPSDASGEIRHLTHAVTKPPVAILAFTEDLPVRTVLWPFAVYSPEYQGMKWAQEHGAQAEFIDLPSSVTLGLQDALRQDAGGRPELKPVAEEQGEPAEEEVREPESVYSRIARLAGEHDYDMYWERNYEHNASSGAYRAAILAFSGQMRELSESTERAEQPREYAYNALRESYMRRQIQLKIDEGHLPEKIVVICGAYHAAALADLSEGMSDAELASLPARSTKLTLMPYSYYKLSTMSGYGAGNAAPHYFQMMWELMASGRSEELPHLYLSSVARMVRRAGTHRSTAEVIEAVRLAESLASLHGGSAPTLRDLRDAAQTLLGHGDLAVIADSLARVDVGTNIGRLADGVSQTPIQDDLNRLLKRYKLEKYRSTVASDLTLDLRENRRVSSSEAAYLDLHRSVLFHRLELLGIHFARNVPSGQSGATWAEHWILQWAPEVEIEIVESTLLGETIEVAAAYVLREKLLECSSISEASALIVTACECAMTTQMEESSRVLQRLAVDSRDVVSIATAARELAKIIGYGDIRKVDTAPFIPLLEELFRRGCLFLLDASGCNDEAAALMIGAMNDLNNISQEHSEIADTALWLQELLQLAQRDDRNPRLSGFACAILMERGAIPAGEVAAEVSRRLSPGIPADLGAGWFEGLSMRNRYGLLSRMSLWEQLNDYINALEDEEFKRALVFLRRAFSTFSPREKTMIAELLGELWGVNTEQAAEILTGELKEEEAKMLDDLNDFDFGDL; translated from the coding sequence GTGAGCAGGGCAGCGGTTGCCGGTGTTCATGTCTTCGGAGTCCGGCATCTGTCTCCGGGCGGTGCCAGACATGTCCTGGAATATTTGAACGAGCTGCAGCCGACCGCCGTGCTGATTGAGGGGCCGAGTGATGCAAGCGGAGAGATCCGTCATTTAACCCATGCGGTAACAAAGCCGCCGGTAGCTATTCTGGCCTTCACCGAGGATCTCCCCGTGCGGACGGTGCTCTGGCCGTTCGCTGTGTATTCCCCGGAATATCAGGGGATGAAATGGGCGCAGGAGCATGGAGCACAGGCAGAGTTCATCGACCTGCCTTCTTCTGTAACATTGGGGCTGCAGGATGCGTTACGGCAGGATGCCGGCGGACGCCCGGAGCTGAAGCCTGTGGCTGAGGAACAGGGGGAACCGGCGGAAGAGGAAGTCCGTGAGCCGGAGTCCGTATACAGCCGGATTGCCCGGCTCGCCGGTGAGCATGACTATGATATGTACTGGGAGCGTAATTACGAGCATAACGCCAGCAGCGGTGCCTACCGCGCCGCGATACTGGCCTTCTCAGGACAGATGCGGGAGCTGTCGGAGTCCACGGAGCGCGCAGAGCAGCCGCGGGAATATGCATATAACGCATTGCGAGAATCTTATATGCGGCGGCAGATTCAGCTCAAGATTGACGAAGGGCATCTGCCGGAGAAGATTGTTGTGATCTGCGGTGCATACCACGCCGCCGCACTGGCCGATCTCTCGGAGGGGATGAGCGATGCGGAGCTGGCGTCATTGCCTGCACGCTCTACCAAGCTGACGCTGATGCCTTATTCCTACTATAAGCTCTCTACCATGTCTGGCTACGGTGCGGGTAATGCGGCTCCGCACTACTTCCAGATGATGTGGGAGCTGATGGCCTCCGGCCGCTCTGAGGAGCTGCCCCATCTCTATCTCTCCTCTGTGGCCCGGATGGTGCGCAGAGCAGGGACGCACCGCTCCACGGCTGAAGTCATTGAAGCGGTGCGGCTGGCGGAGTCGCTGGCTTCGCTGCACGGCGGAAGCGCGCCTACGCTGCGTGATCTGCGGGATGCCGCGCAGACCTTGCTCGGGCATGGGGATCTGGCTGTTATCGCTGATTCGCTGGCCCGGGTCGATGTTGGCACGAACATCGGAAGGCTGGCCGACGGCGTCAGCCAGACGCCGATTCAGGATGACCTGAACCGGCTGCTGAAGCGCTACAAGCTGGAGAAGTACAGATCGACCGTAGCCAGCGACCTGACGCTGGATCTGCGTGAGAACCGCCGGGTGTCAAGCAGTGAAGCGGCTTATCTCGATCTGCACCGCTCCGTGCTGTTCCACCGGCTGGAGCTGCTCGGTATCCACTTCGCCCGGAATGTGCCGAGCGGCCAGTCCGGGGCGACCTGGGCGGAGCACTGGATACTCCAGTGGGCGCCGGAGGTAGAGATTGAGATTGTGGAGTCTACCCTGCTGGGGGAGACCATTGAAGTGGCGGCAGCCTATGTGCTGCGAGAGAAGCTGCTGGAATGCAGCTCCATCTCTGAGGCATCGGCGCTGATTGTCACCGCCTGCGAATGTGCCATGACCACGCAGATGGAGGAGAGCAGCCGCGTACTCCAGCGCCTAGCGGTAGACAGCCGGGATGTTGTCTCGATTGCCACGGCAGCCAGGGAGCTGGCCAAGATCATCGGCTATGGCGACATCCGCAAGGTGGATACGGCCCCGTTCATACCGCTGCTGGAGGAGCTGTTCCGCCGGGGCTGCCTGTTCCTGCTGGATGCCAGCGGCTGCAATGATGAAGCAGCGGCGCTGATGATCGGCGCAATGAATGATCTGAACAACATCTCGCAGGAGCATAGCGAGATTGCAGATACGGCCCTGTGGCTGCAGGAGCTGCTGCAGCTGGCGCAGCGGGATGACCGCAACCCGCGGCTGTCGGGCTTCGCCTGCGCGATCCTGATGGAGCGTGGAGCCATTCCTGCCGGGGAGGTTGCGGCGGAGGTGTCGCGCCGCTTGTCTCCAGGAATACCGGCGGACCTCGGGGCAGGCTGGTTCGAAGGGCTGTCCATGCGTAACCGCTATGGGCTGCTGTCGCGGATGAGCCTGTGGGAACAGCTGAATGACTATATCAACGCCTTGGAGGATGAGGAATTCAAGCGTGCGCTGGTCTTCCTGCGCCGGGCGTTCAGCACCTTCTCCCCGCGTGAGAAGACGATGATCGCCGAGCTGCTGGGTGAGCTGTGGGGCGTGAACACAGAGCAGGCCGCCGAGATTCTGACAGGAGAACTGAAGGAGGAGGAAGCCAAAATGCTGGATGATCTGAATGATTTTGACTTCGGGGATCTGTAG
- a CDS encoding VWA domain-containing protein yields the protein MGDEELKEENQNSALTRWRLILGQDAEEALPGFGPGSGRILSEEELIMDAALAAIYNETGAGKAEGSAAAASKGRGAGSGHAAINLSKWLGDVRNFFPEDVVSVIQTDAMERKGWKQLLFEPELLAAVKPDIQLVGTLLALKGKIPEKTKDTARMLVQALVDELVKLLETDIRRAVTGALNKRQHSPLPSLSGLDWKRTIERNLKHYDAERRMIIPERFFYFDRARRSKEWTVIVDIDQSGSMASSVIWASVIGSIFASIPALNTRVVAFDTEVVDLTEQCANDPVDMLFGIQLGGGTDIHKSVKYCEQFIEEPKKTLFIIVSDLYENGNQAGLVRRMRELRESGVRTMTLLALSDEGKPSYDERLAAQLTRDGTPCFACTPALLPVLVEGALKGQELGELAKRLGMTR from the coding sequence ATGGGTGATGAAGAGCTGAAGGAGGAGAACCAGAACAGCGCCCTTACACGCTGGCGGCTGATTCTGGGGCAGGACGCGGAAGAGGCCTTGCCCGGCTTCGGCCCGGGCAGCGGCCGGATCTTGAGCGAGGAAGAGCTGATTATGGATGCCGCGCTGGCGGCTATATACAATGAGACAGGTGCAGGCAAGGCAGAAGGGAGTGCCGCTGCCGCATCGAAGGGCAGAGGCGCAGGCTCGGGACATGCCGCAATTAACCTGTCCAAGTGGCTCGGGGATGTGCGGAATTTCTTCCCGGAGGATGTGGTCTCGGTTATTCAGACCGATGCGATGGAGCGTAAGGGCTGGAAGCAGCTGCTCTTCGAACCGGAGCTGCTGGCGGCAGTGAAGCCGGATATCCAGCTGGTCGGTACGCTGCTGGCACTCAAGGGCAAAATCCCGGAGAAAACCAAAGATACCGCCAGAATGCTCGTTCAGGCGCTCGTGGATGAGCTGGTCAAGCTGCTGGAGACCGATATCCGCCGTGCGGTTACCGGAGCCCTCAACAAGCGGCAGCATTCCCCGCTGCCTTCGCTCAGCGGGCTGGACTGGAAACGGACGATTGAACGCAATCTGAAGCACTACGATGCGGAGCGGCGGATGATTATCCCCGAACGCTTCTTCTATTTCGACCGGGCCCGCCGCAGCAAGGAATGGACGGTCATTGTGGATATTGACCAGAGCGGCTCGATGGCCAGCTCGGTGATCTGGGCGTCGGTGATCGGCTCGATCTTCGCCAGTATCCCTGCGCTGAACACGCGTGTCGTTGCTTTTGACACCGAGGTGGTAGACTTGACAGAGCAGTGTGCGAATGATCCTGTTGACATGCTCTTCGGCATCCAGCTCGGGGGCGGCACGGATATTCATAAGTCGGTGAAGTATTGCGAGCAGTTCATCGAGGAGCCGAAGAAGACATTGTTCATTATCGTATCGGACCTGTATGAGAACGGCAATCAGGCCGGACTGGTCCGGCGGATGCGTGAGCTGCGGGAATCCGGGGTGCGGACGATGACGCTCTTGGCTCTCTCCGATGAAGGCAAGCCTTCCTATGATGAACGGCTGGCCGCCCAGCTCACCCGTGATGGAACGCCTTGCTTCGCCTGTACTCCGGCACTGCTGCCTGTCCTGGTGGAGGGGGCGCTGAAGGGTCAGGAGCTGGGTGAGCTGGCGAAGCGGCTCGGGATGACGCGATAA
- a CDS encoding pseudouridine synthase, producing the protein MRINKYISETGVYPRRETNRLIAAGRITINGKICAPGAMVEPGDTVAVDGITVTPDREERVYLALNKPIGITCTAARHVEGNIVDYINYPSRIFAVGRLDKHSEGLILLTNDGSIVNRMMRSEHSHEKEYRVSVDKPVTEEFLAEMSAGVDILETRTKPCLTRRIADKEFMIILTQGLNLQIRRMCKALGYRVLRLERIRIMHITLSGLPQGQWRRLTEEELVELHAQLDG; encoded by the coding sequence ATGAGAATTAATAAATATATCAGTGAGACTGGCGTCTATCCGCGCAGAGAGACGAACCGGCTGATTGCCGCCGGAAGGATCACGATTAACGGGAAGATATGTGCGCCTGGAGCAATGGTGGAGCCTGGAGATACGGTGGCTGTAGACGGAATTACTGTGACTCCAGACCGGGAGGAGCGGGTCTATCTGGCGCTGAACAAGCCGATAGGCATTACATGTACAGCCGCCCGGCACGTGGAAGGGAATATAGTAGATTATATCAACTATCCATCCCGGATTTTTGCCGTCGGCAGACTGGATAAGCACTCGGAAGGGCTGATTCTCCTGACCAATGACGGGTCGATTGTCAACCGGATGATGCGGTCTGAGCATAGTCATGAGAAGGAGTACCGGGTGAGCGTGGACAAGCCGGTCACGGAAGAGTTTTTGGCGGAGATGTCAGCGGGTGTAGATATTCTGGAGACCCGGACCAAGCCATGCCTCACCCGGCGGATCGCGGATAAGGAGTTCATGATTATTCTGACCCAAGGGCTGAACCTGCAGATCCGCCGGATGTGCAAGGCGCTGGGCTACCGTGTGCTCCGCCTGGAGCGGATACGGATTATGCATATCACGCTCAGCGGTCTGCCGCAAGGGCAGTGGAGACGGCTGACGGAGGAAGAACTGGTGGAGCTCCATGCACAACTGGATGGTTAA
- the asd gene encoding aspartate-semialdehyde dehydrogenase, producing the protein MSSKLRAGIVGGTGMVGQRFIALLENHPWFQVTAIAASANSAGKSYEESVQGRWKLSTPMPEAVKGIMVQDASKVEEVAADVDLIFCAVDMKKEEIKALEEAYARTGTPVISNNSAHRWTPDVPMVIPEINPEHLEVIAQQRKRLGTETGFIAVKPNCSIQSYMPTLNALHEFKPSKVVVTTYQAISGAGKTFADWPDMLDNVIPYIGGEEEKSEQEPLRIWGKVTSEGIVPSTQPVITTQCIRVPVADGHMAAVFASFEQKPSREEILERWNSFQGRPQQLGLPSAPKQFITYFEEENRPQTRLDRDIENGMGISAGRLREDSLYDYKFVSLSHNTVRGAAGGAVLIAELLKAEGYIQPK; encoded by the coding sequence ATGTCGAGTAAGCTCAGAGCGGGTATTGTTGGCGGTACCGGTATGGTCGGCCAGCGTTTCATTGCACTTTTGGAGAATCATCCATGGTTTCAGGTAACAGCGATTGCGGCGAGCGCGAATTCAGCCGGCAAGTCCTATGAGGAGTCTGTTCAAGGCAGATGGAAGCTATCCACTCCTATGCCCGAAGCCGTCAAAGGCATTATGGTTCAAGACGCCTCCAAGGTGGAGGAAGTGGCTGCGGATGTGGATCTGATCTTCTGCGCCGTAGATATGAAGAAGGAAGAGATCAAGGCGCTGGAAGAAGCTTATGCGCGTACCGGAACTCCGGTGATCTCCAACAACTCGGCACACCGCTGGACACCGGATGTTCCGATGGTGATTCCCGAGATCAACCCGGAGCATCTGGAGGTCATCGCCCAGCAGCGCAAGCGTCTGGGGACGGAGACCGGCTTCATCGCCGTGAAACCGAACTGTTCCATTCAGAGCTATATGCCTACCCTGAATGCACTTCATGAGTTCAAGCCTTCTAAGGTAGTTGTAACTACTTATCAGGCAATTTCAGGTGCCGGCAAGACCTTCGCAGATTGGCCAGATATGCTGGATAACGTGATTCCATACATCGGCGGAGAAGAAGAGAAGAGCGAGCAGGAGCCGCTGCGGATCTGGGGTAAGGTAACTAGTGAGGGGATTGTCCCAAGCACGCAGCCGGTAATCACCACACAGTGTATTCGTGTGCCTGTTGCTGACGGCCATATGGCGGCAGTCTTCGCCTCCTTTGAGCAGAAGCCTTCCCGCGAAGAGATTCTGGAACGCTGGAACAGCTTCCAGGGGCGTCCGCAGCAGCTCGGTCTGCCGAGCGCGCCTAAGCAGTTCATCACGTATTTTGAGGAAGAGAACCGCCCGCAGACTCGTCTGGACCGTGACATTGAGAATGGCATGGGTATCTCCGCAGGTCGTCTGCGCGAGGATTCACTGTACGATTACAAATTCGTCAGCTTGTCCCACAATACGGTAAGAGGCGCTGCCGGAGGTGCGGTACTGATCGCTGAATTACTGAAGGCCGAAGGATATATTCAGCCTAAATAA
- a CDS encoding DUF3934 family protein, whose amino-acid sequence MVAKSKGGGTGRGTGSKGWTRWNKTAKPVKPAKSGPPGSPGAKGAKPVKPAKSGSGSSKTGGAK is encoded by the coding sequence ATTGTGGCAAAAAGTAAAGGCGGCGGTACAGGCAGAGGAACAGGCAGCAAGGGCTGGACCCGCTGGAATAAGACAGCAAAACCCGTGAAGCCGGCCAAAAGCGGCCCTCCCGGAAGCCCAGGCGCTAAAGGGGCCAAACCAGTCAAGCCAGCTAAGAGTGGCAGCGGCAGCAGCAAAACCGGAGGCGCTAAATAA
- a CDS encoding HEAT repeat domain-containing protein produces MSTALLQELHQEYRRLYIAGSELAAGDFRLKRLLPQFQQLGERSPVFKKLGEGITALIEPGSPDGPAPGIQLQENTLLLESVLYTQGTTTVDGTPGLLPVRKFTLQTNQTYRKLAPVIEALTTTGSGRYEIVLDAYKEGVFQDLRLLPLAVSALNDPYSELAEYAKNHILPSYGPEIAGYLLESFNPAGGRSEVRKLEVIAQAGASSHLDVIVQAAENGSDEIRAAAMKCLGEYGEYTALLLEWSSDKKKIIREAAYTALAAGGTAQGAERLIEVFLQKKDREMLAAVLAYGAPAEVYARLTALFMDELTAAPETNADKKITEKAWDELAPFMAALRQAKSAELDAIYSYVLKEYDRYTSLGWIHLIDQAAWYKQESADNAALEELAELAQRSVRYLPNYFHAAKRRVSPQEKFDRFAGTLTETKLIGQAAKQAAQRSQLLIHTIEEQAVDLYWDYEVRWDASGVRQYNRRIMSAEEVAAEWDPRWLEWSIKQDAMNLACVFARPGHQGVQNYLRGKLEGTLKRYTYDRLANIFKGLERAELPETERLELLISALEENNVRNLYTFDHYLFEMMERFPASYVDRVKEIAPRFKYESKRQLEYILDQLVSKQ; encoded by the coding sequence ATGAGCACAGCGTTATTGCAGGAGCTGCATCAGGAATACAGAAGACTGTATATTGCCGGAAGTGAGCTGGCGGCCGGAGATTTCCGTCTGAAGCGGCTGCTTCCGCAATTTCAGCAGCTAGGCGAGCGGTCACCGGTCTTTAAGAAGCTAGGCGAGGGAATCACTGCACTGATTGAACCGGGTAGTCCGGACGGTCCTGCCCCGGGTATTCAGTTGCAGGAGAATACCCTGCTGCTGGAGTCCGTGCTGTACACCCAGGGAACGACAACCGTGGATGGGACGCCCGGACTCTTGCCGGTCCGGAAGTTCACTCTTCAGACGAATCAGACTTACCGGAAGCTTGCGCCTGTGATTGAAGCGCTCACCACTACCGGAAGCGGCAGATATGAGATTGTATTGGATGCCTATAAGGAAGGAGTCTTTCAGGATCTGCGTCTGCTGCCGCTGGCTGTCTCAGCGCTGAACGACCCGTATTCGGAGCTGGCAGAATATGCGAAGAATCATATTCTGCCTTCTTATGGGCCGGAGATCGCCGGATACCTGCTGGAGAGCTTCAACCCGGCAGGGGGGCGAAGCGAGGTCCGCAAGCTGGAGGTCATTGCCCAAGCAGGCGCTTCCAGTCACCTGGACGTTATTGTTCAAGCAGCCGAGAACGGTAGTGATGAGATCCGGGCAGCGGCCATGAAGTGTCTGGGAGAGTATGGGGAATATACAGCACTCCTGCTGGAGTGGTCTTCCGACAAAAAGAAAATCATCCGTGAAGCCGCCTACACAGCGCTGGCGGCGGGTGGAACGGCACAGGGAGCAGAGCGGCTCATTGAGGTGTTCCTCCAGAAGAAGGACCGTGAGATGTTAGCCGCAGTGCTGGCGTATGGGGCTCCTGCAGAGGTCTATGCGAGGCTTACGGCATTATTCATGGATGAGCTTACGGCCGCACCGGAGACGAATGCCGATAAGAAAATCACCGAGAAGGCCTGGGATGAGCTGGCTCCCTTCATGGCGGCTCTCCGCCAGGCAAAGAGTGCGGAACTGGATGCCATTTATAGCTATGTTCTTAAGGAGTATGACCGCTATACTTCCCTCGGCTGGATTCATCTGATTGACCAGGCGGCCTGGTACAAGCAGGAATCAGCGGATAACGCCGCGCTGGAAGAGCTCGCAGAGCTGGCGCAGCGCAGCGTGCGGTATCTGCCGAATTATTTCCATGCGGCCAAGCGGAGAGTCAGCCCGCAGGAGAAGTTCGACCGGTTCGCTGGAACCCTCACGGAGACCAAGCTGATCGGGCAGGCGGCCAAGCAGGCGGCTCAGCGCTCGCAATTGCTGATCCATACGATCGAGGAGCAGGCAGTGGACCTGTACTGGGACTATGAGGTGCGTTGGGATGCCTCGGGCGTCAGACAATATAACAGGCGGATCATGTCGGCTGAAGAGGTTGCTGCCGAATGGGACCCGCGCTGGCTGGAATGGTCCATCAAGCAGGATGCCATGAATCTGGCCTGTGTCTTCGCCCGGCCCGGACATCAGGGAGTGCAGAATTACCTGCGGGGCAAGCTGGAAGGTACGCTCAAACGGTACACGTATGACCGTCTCGCGAATATTTTTAAAGGACTGGAGAGGGCAGAACTGCCTGAGACGGAGCGGCTGGAGCTGCTGATCTCTGCGCTCGAAGAGAACAACGTACGCAATTTGTATACCTTTGACCACTACTTGTTCGAGATGATGGAGCGCTTCCCTGCCAGCTATGTGGACCGGGTGAAGGAGATCGCCCCCCGGTTCAAATATGAATCCAAGCGCCAGCTGGAATATATACTGGACCAGCTAGTAAGTAAGCAGTAA
- a CDS encoding ABC transporter ATP-binding protein, with protein sequence MTDILQDYFYIYSIPKIQAKLVTLLSRGFRAIGPGGGFGHGKLKFDEEEAKPDISKALLLRIVKYFAPYWKQTLLVMTVLCISAVLGLLPPILIQQIIDRALPDKNLQLLFLLVAASLATTVVSGLLGVLQNYLNSFISQNIVHDMKNQMYRHLQSMPLQFYSGVKQGEVITRMTSDIAGIQGVFNSTIVNCASNLFILISTAATLFIMNWKLALLGILVIPLFIIPTRKMGNVRWKLAKETQEKISEQNQIIEETLSLSGYMLMKLFTREDTALASFRTVNAQATRLQIRESMAGRWFMLVLTTFTSIGPMMIYLYGGYLFIQGELSVGAIITFVALLSRLYIPVMQMTNLYVDVNRSVALFERIFDYFDMDPLIVDAKLALPSRVEGQDIVFEQVNFAYAPDKPALSGISFTGAAGSLTALVGPSGAGKTTITNLIPRLYELDSGMIRIGGKDIREFTLHSLRSQIGLVTQDTYLFNGTIRENLLYANAEATEAELTAACEAAYIHDFILKLPEGYNTVVGNRGIKLSGGEKQRMSIARVLLKNPPIIIMDEATSSLDTVSEYYIQQAMHELLRGKTSMVIAHRLSTIMAADNILVVQDGRIIESGQHASLLAENGVYRDLYNKQFQREDS encoded by the coding sequence ATGACAGACATATTACAGGATTATTTTTACATATATAGTATCCCTAAAATTCAAGCAAAGCTGGTGACCCTATTGTCGAGAGGCTTCAGAGCCATAGGACCCGGAGGAGGCTTCGGGCATGGCAAATTAAAGTTCGATGAGGAGGAGGCAAAGCCGGATATATCCAAAGCGCTGCTATTACGCATCGTCAAGTATTTCGCCCCGTACTGGAAGCAGACTCTGCTGGTGATGACTGTATTGTGCATATCCGCAGTGCTGGGGCTGCTCCCTCCTATCCTGATTCAGCAGATCATTGACCGGGCGCTTCCGGACAAGAATCTGCAGCTGCTCTTCCTGCTGGTTGCCGCCTCGCTGGCTACAACGGTTGTGTCCGGACTGCTGGGCGTGCTGCAGAATTATTTGAACTCTTTTATCTCCCAGAATATTGTCCATGATATGAAAAACCAGATGTACCGCCATCTGCAGAGCATGCCGCTGCAGTTCTACTCAGGTGTTAAGCAAGGCGAGGTCATCACCCGGATGACCAGTGACATTGCTGGGATTCAAGGCGTGTTCAACAGCACCATCGTCAATTGTGCCAGCAATCTGTTCATTCTGATCTCCACGGCGGCAACCTTGTTCATCATGAACTGGAAGCTTGCGCTGCTAGGTATCCTGGTCATTCCCTTATTCATCATACCCACCCGCAAAATGGGCAATGTGCGCTGGAAGCTGGCCAAAGAGACGCAGGAGAAGATCTCGGAGCAGAATCAGATCATTGAGGAGACACTCAGCCTCAGCGGGTACATGCTTATGAAGCTGTTCACCAGAGAGGACACCGCACTGGCAAGCTTCCGGACAGTAAATGCCCAGGCAACACGGCTGCAAATCCGCGAATCCATGGCCGGCCGCTGGTTCATGCTGGTCCTTACCACCTTCACCAGTATCGGGCCAATGATGATTTATCTGTACGGTGGATATTTATTCATCCAGGGAGAGCTGAGTGTCGGAGCAATTATCACCTTTGTGGCACTGCTGAGCAGATTGTATATTCCGGTTATGCAGATGACCAATCTCTATGTGGATGTGAACCGTTCGGTGGCGCTGTTTGAACGGATTTTTGACTATTTCGATATGGACCCGCTGATTGTGGATGCTAAGCTGGCTCTTCCAAGCCGCGTAGAGGGACAAGACATCGTCTTCGAGCAGGTGAATTTCGCTTACGCCCCGGATAAGCCCGCACTGAGCGGGATCTCCTTCACGGGAGCCGCCGGATCACTGACTGCCCTGGTCGGACCCAGCGGAGCAGGCAAAACTACCATTACCAACCTGATTCCCCGGCTCTATGAGCTGGATTCGGGTATGATCCGTATCGGCGGCAAGGACATCCGCGAGTTCACGCTGCATTCGCTTCGCTCGCAGATAGGCCTCGTCACCCAGGACACATATCTGTTCAATGGAACGATCCGTGAGAATCTGCTCTATGCTAACGCTGAAGCCACGGAAGCCGAGCTGACGGCCGCCTGCGAAGCCGCTTATATTCATGATTTCATTCTGAAGCTGCCTGAGGGCTACAACACGGTCGTCGGCAATCGGGGTATTAAGCTGTCGGGCGGTGAGAAACAGCGGATGTCCATCGCGCGCGTACTGCTCAAGAATCCGCCCATTATCATCATGGACGAAGCCACCTCGTCGCTGGACACGGTATCGGAATATTACATCCAGCAAGCGATGCATGAACTGCTGCGCGGCAAGACCAGCATGGTCATCGCCCACCGTCTCTCCACCATCATGGCAGCCGACAATATTCTGGTTGTTCAGGACGGCAGGATTATTGAGTCGGGGCAGCACGCTTCCCTGCTGGCAGAGAATGGGGTATACCGGGATTTGTACAACAAGCAGTTTCAGCGGGAAGATTCATAA
- a CDS encoding AAA family ATPase has protein sequence MSTEQGQLQDYMRLPAEILYREELEALRKEDSGRIPAGWQMSPRSVLTFITGGKAGKTVITPKYIGNTRLIEMAVATLVTDRALLLIGEPGTAKSWLSENLAAAIYGNSGMVVQGTAGTSEEHVRYSWNYAMLLANGPTPEALVKSPIMRAMEDGGIARFEEISRCASEVQDALISILSEKTISVPELGKETSARKGFSIIATANTRDRGVNEMSAALKRRFNIIVLPAPSDLETELSIVKKRVGEIASSYELQAAVPADEALLKVVTIFRELRSGMTLDKKEKVKTPAGVISTAEAISLLTNSMALAASFGSGELTDEDLAAGLQGAIVKDDDKDKLVWKEYLDNVMKKKGADWRGLYQACKEMNE, from the coding sequence ATGTCAACAGAACAAGGTCAGCTTCAGGATTACATGCGTCTGCCGGCTGAAATCCTGTATCGTGAGGAGCTGGAAGCTCTACGCAAGGAGGATAGCGGACGTATTCCTGCCGGCTGGCAGATGTCCCCGCGCTCAGTCCTCACCTTCATTACTGGCGGCAAGGCGGGCAAGACCGTGATTACCCCGAAATATATCGGCAACACCCGGCTGATCGAGATGGCCGTTGCCACACTGGTCACTGACCGGGCGCTGCTGCTGATCGGGGAGCCGGGCACCGCGAAATCCTGGCTGTCCGAGAATCTGGCAGCGGCGATCTACGGCAACTCAGGCATGGTAGTGCAGGGGACTGCGGGAACAAGCGAAGAGCATGTGCGCTATTCCTGGAACTACGCCATGCTCCTGGCGAATGGTCCGACGCCGGAGGCGCTGGTCAAGAGCCCGATTATGCGGGCGATGGAGGACGGTGGTATTGCCCGGTTTGAAGAAATCTCCCGCTGTGCCTCCGAGGTACAGGACGCGCTGATCTCGATTCTGTCGGAGAAGACGATCTCCGTGCCGGAGCTGGGCAAGGAGACCAGTGCCCGCAAGGGTTTTTCGATTATAGCCACTGCTAATACGCGGGACCGCGGAGTCAATGAGATGTCCGCTGCCCTGAAGCGGCGCTTCAATATCATTGTGCTGCCTGCGCCATCGGACCTTGAGACGGAGCTGTCGATTGTGAAGAAGCGTGTGGGTGAGATCGCCTCCTCCTATGAGCTGCAGGCTGCTGTTCCGGCAGATGAAGCGCTGCTGAAGGTGGTCACCATCTTCCGCGAGCTGCGCAGCGGCATGACCCTCGACAAGAAGGAGAAGGTGAAGACTCCAGCCGGTGTAATCTCCACGGCAGAAGCGATCTCCCTGCTGACGAACAGCATGGCACTGGCGGCAAGCTTCGGGAGCGGAGAACTGACCGACGAGGATCTGGCAGCGGGACTCCAAGGGGCGATCGTCAAGGATGACGACAAGGATAAGCTGGTGTGGAAGGAATATCTGGATAATGTAATGAAGAAAAAAGGAGCGGACTGGCGCGGACTCTATCAAGCCTGCAAGGAGATGAACGAGTGA